A single region of the Bacteroides luhongzhouii genome encodes:
- the carB gene encoding carbamoyl-phosphate synthase (glutamine-hydrolyzing) large subunit: MEKEIKKVLVLGSGALKIGQAGEFDYSGSQALKALKEEGISSVLVNPNIATIQTSEGIADKVYFLPVNTYFVEEIIKKEKPDGILLAFGGQTALNCGAELYTQGVLDKYGVKVLGTSVEAIMYTEDRDLFVKKLNEIDMKTPVSEAVENMEDAIAAARRIGYPVMVRSAYALGGLGSGICANEEEFLKLAESSFAFSKQILVEESLKGWKEIEFEVIRDANDHCFTVASMENFDPLGIHTGESIVVAPTCSLDDKELALLKELSTKCIRHLGIVGECNIQYAFNSDTDDYRVIEVNARLSRSSALASKATGYPLAFVAAKVALGYTLDQIGEMGTPNSAYVAPQLDYYICKIPRWDLTKFAGVSREIGSSMKSVGEIMSIGRSFEEIIQKGLRMIGQGMHGFVGNDDSHFDDLDKELSCPTDLRVFAIAQAMEEGYTIERIHDLTKIDPWFLGKLKNIVDYKAKLSTYNKVEDIPADVMREAKVLGFSDFQIARFVLNPTGNMEKENLAVRAHRKSMGILPAVKRINTVASEHPELTNYLYMTYAVEGYDVNYYKNEKSVVVLGSGAYRIGSSVEFDWCSVNAVQTARKLGYKSIMINYNPETVSTDYDMCDRLYFDELSFERVLDVIDLEQPRGVIVSVGGQIPNNLAMKLYRQSVPVLGTSPISIDRAENRNKFSAMLDQLGIDQPAWMELTSLEEVKGFVEKVGYPVLVRPSYVLSGAAMNVCYDDEELENFLKMAAEVSKEYPVVVSQFLENTKEIEFDAVAQNGEVVEYAISEHVEFAGVHSGDATLVFPAQKIYFATARRIKKISRQIAKELNISGPFNIQFLARNNEVKVIECNLRASRSFPFVSKVLKRNFIETATRIMLDAPYSRPDKSAFDIDWIGVKASQFSFSRLHKADPVLGVDMSSTGEVGCIGDDFSEALLNAMIATGFKIPEKAVMFSSGAMKSKVDLLDASRMLFGKGYQIYATAGTAAFLNAHGVDATPVYWPDEKPGAENNVMKMIADHKFDLIVNIPKNHSKRELTNGYRIRRGAIDHNIPLITNARLASAFIEAFCELKLNDIQIKSWQEYK; the protein is encoded by the coding sequence ATGGAAAAGGAAATCAAGAAAGTCCTCGTTTTGGGTTCAGGAGCACTCAAGATCGGACAGGCAGGAGAATTTGACTACTCTGGCTCACAAGCACTGAAAGCGTTGAAAGAAGAAGGTATCAGCTCGGTACTGGTTAATCCGAACATTGCAACCATTCAGACTTCTGAAGGTATTGCTGATAAGGTGTATTTCCTTCCTGTGAATACTTATTTCGTAGAAGAAATTATCAAGAAAGAAAAACCGGATGGTATTCTGCTGGCATTCGGCGGACAGACTGCATTGAACTGCGGTGCTGAACTTTATACACAAGGTGTTCTTGATAAATACGGAGTAAAGGTACTCGGAACTTCGGTAGAAGCTATCATGTATACAGAAGACCGTGACCTGTTCGTGAAGAAACTGAATGAAATCGACATGAAGACTCCGGTTAGCGAGGCAGTAGAAAACATGGAAGATGCCATTGCTGCTGCACGCAGAATTGGTTATCCTGTCATGGTGCGTTCTGCCTATGCATTGGGTGGTCTTGGTAGCGGTATCTGTGCCAATGAGGAAGAGTTCCTGAAACTGGCAGAGAGCTCATTTGCTTTCTCAAAACAAATTCTGGTAGAAGAGTCTTTGAAAGGCTGGAAAGAGATCGAATTTGAAGTGATCCGTGACGCTAACGACCATTGCTTCACAGTAGCTAGCATGGAAAACTTCGATCCGTTGGGTATTCATACCGGTGAATCAATAGTAGTAGCTCCTACCTGCTCGCTGGATGATAAAGAATTGGCTCTGTTGAAGGAACTTTCCACCAAATGTATCCGTCACCTCGGTATCGTGGGTGAATGTAATATTCAGTATGCTTTCAACTCTGATACGGATGATTACCGTGTGATTGAAGTAAATGCCCGTTTGAGCCGTTCTTCTGCATTGGCTTCTAAGGCTACCGGTTATCCATTGGCATTCGTTGCTGCTAAAGTAGCGCTTGGTTACACACTCGACCAGATTGGTGAGATGGGAACCCCGAACTCTGCATACGTAGCTCCACAACTTGACTACTATATCTGTAAAATCCCTCGTTGGGACTTGACTAAGTTTGCCGGTGTATCTCGTGAAATCGGTTCAAGCATGAAATCAGTTGGTGAAATCATGTCTATCGGTCGCTCTTTCGAAGAAATCATCCAGAAAGGTCTTCGTATGATCGGTCAGGGAATGCACGGTTTCGTAGGAAACGATGATTCGCATTTCGACGACCTCGACAAAGAACTATCTTGCCCGACAGACTTGCGTGTCTTCGCTATCGCACAAGCAATGGAAGAAGGTTACACCATCGAACGTATCCATGACCTGACAAAGATTGACCCATGGTTCCTTGGCAAACTGAAAAATATCGTAGACTACAAAGCGAAACTGTCCACCTATAATAAGGTAGAAGATATACCTGCTGATGTAATGCGTGAAGCTAAAGTGTTAGGTTTCTCCGACTTCCAGATTGCCCGTTTCGTTCTGAATCCAACCGGAAACATGGAGAAAGAAAACCTGGCAGTGCGTGCTCATCGTAAATCGATGGGTATTCTTCCGGCTGTAAAACGTATTAATACGGTTGCTTCCGAACATCCGGAACTGACTAACTATCTGTATATGACTTATGCAGTGGAAGGTTATGATGTGAACTATTATAAGAATGAAAAATCAGTAGTCGTATTGGGCTCGGGTGCTTACCGTATCGGTAGCTCTGTGGAATTTGACTGGTGTTCGGTGAATGCGGTTCAGACTGCCCGCAAACTGGGTTACAAGTCTATCATGATTAACTACAATCCAGAAACGGTTTCTACTGACTATGATATGTGCGACCGTCTTTACTTCGACGAACTTTCGTTCGAACGTGTACTTGACGTAATCGACCTCGAACAACCTCGTGGTGTGATCGTCTCGGTAGGCGGACAAATCCCGAACAACCTGGCTATGAAACTTTACCGCCAGTCGGTTCCTGTATTGGGTACTTCTCCGATTTCTATCGACCGTGCTGAAAACCGTAACAAGTTCTCGGCTATGCTCGATCAACTGGGTATCGACCAACCGGCTTGGATGGAACTGACCAGTCTTGAAGAAGTGAAGGGATTTGTAGAAAAAGTAGGCTACCCGGTATTGGTTCGTCCTTCTTACGTCCTTTCAGGAGCAGCAATGAATGTTTGCTACGACGATGAAGAATTGGAGAACTTCCTGAAGATGGCTGCCGAAGTTTCTAAAGAATATCCGGTTGTTGTTTCCCAGTTCCTTGAAAATACGAAAGAGATTGAATTTGATGCCGTTGCTCAGAATGGGGAAGTGGTAGAATATGCAATTTCCGAACACGTAGAGTTTGCCGGTGTTCACTCCGGTGATGCTACTTTGGTATTCCCGGCACAAAAGATTTACTTTGCAACAGCTCGTCGCATCAAGAAGATCAGCCGTCAGATTGCTAAAGAACTCAATATCTCCGGTCCGTTCAATATCCAGTTCCTGGCTCGTAACAATGAAGTGAAAGTAATCGAATGTAACTTGCGTGCTTCTCGTAGCTTCCCGTTTGTTTCTAAAGTTCTGAAACGTAACTTTATCGAAACAGCTACCCGCATCATGTTGGATGCTCCATACTCACGTCCGGATAAGTCGGCGTTCGATATCGATTGGATCGGTGTAAAGGCTTCTCAATTCTCCTTCTCTCGTCTGCACAAAGCTGACCCGGTATTGGGCGTAGATATGTCTTCTACAGGTGAAGTGGGATGTATCGGTGATGATTTCTCTGAAGCATTGCTGAATGCAATGATTGCTACCGGATTCAAGATTCCTGAAAAAGCAGTGATGTTCTCTTCCGGTGCAATGAAATCGAAAGTAGATTTGCTGGATGCCAGTCGTATGCTGTTCGGTAAGGGTTATCAGATTTACGCAACTGCCGGAACGGCTGCTTTCCTGAATGCTCATGGAGTAGATGCAACACCAGTTTACTGGCCGGATGAAAAACCGGGTGCAGAGAACAATGTCATGAAGATGATTGCTGACCATAAGTTTGATTTGATCGTTAACATTCCGAAGAATCACAGCAAACGTGAATTAACGAATGGTTATCGTATCCGTCGCGGTGCAATCGATCATAACATTCCGTTGATTACAAATGCTCGTTTGGCAAGTGCCTTTATCGAAGCATTCTGCGAATTGAAACTGAATGATATTCAGATTAAGAGCTGGCAGGAATATAAATAA
- the yaaA gene encoding peroxide stress protein YaaA: MLVLLSCAKTMSETSKVKIPLKTVPRFQKEASGIALQMSQFSVDELERLLRINARMAVENYKRYQAFHAEDTPELPALLAYTGIVFKRLNAKDFSKEEFEYAQGHLRLTSFCYGLLRPLDVIRSYRLEGDVVLPEPGNQTMFSYWKSRLTDVFIEDIKKAGGILCNLASDEMKSLFDWKRVEREVRVITPEFQVWKNGKLASIVIYIKMSRGEMTRFILKNRIEDPEDLKSFSWEGFEFNESLSGEKKFVFTNGKEI, translated from the coding sequence ATGTTAGTACTTCTATCTTGTGCCAAGACTATGAGTGAGACTTCAAAGGTGAAAATACCTTTGAAGACAGTTCCACGATTTCAAAAAGAAGCTTCCGGGATTGCTTTGCAGATGTCACAGTTTTCAGTGGATGAACTGGAACGCCTGTTGCGTATAAATGCCAGGATGGCGGTAGAGAATTATAAGCGTTATCAGGCTTTTCATGCAGAAGATACGCCGGAATTGCCAGCTTTGCTGGCTTATACCGGAATTGTGTTCAAACGATTGAACGCAAAGGATTTCTCGAAAGAAGAATTTGAATATGCGCAGGGACATCTGCGGTTGACTTCTTTTTGTTATGGGTTGTTGAGGCCTTTAGATGTTATTCGTTCCTATCGCTTGGAAGGAGACGTAGTATTGCCGGAACCGGGCAATCAGACCATGTTCTCTTATTGGAAATCTCGTCTGACGGATGTTTTCATTGAAGATATAAAGAAAGCGGGAGGCATACTCTGCAATTTGGCCAGCGACGAAATGAAAAGTTTGTTTGATTGGAAGCGTGTGGAGAGGGAAGTACGTGTCATTACTCCCGAATTTCAGGTATGGAAGAACGGGAAATTAGCTTCGATAGTGATCTATATCAAAATGTCCCGTGGCGAAATGACGCGGTTCATTCTGAAGAATAGAATAGAAGATCCGGAGGATTTGAAAAGCTTCTCCTGGGAAGGATTCGAATTTAACGAATCTCTTTCGGGTGAAAAGAAGTTTGTATTTACTAACGGTAAAGAAATATAA
- a CDS encoding sugar O-acetyltransferase gives MTEVEKMRSSRLADMAAPELQVRFEHAKKLLARMRGMSTYDEGYRELLEKLVPGIPETSIICPPFHCDHGDGIKLGEHVFVNANCTFLDGGYITIGAHTLVGPCVQIYTPHHPMDYLERRGSKEYAYPVTIGEDCWIGGGAIICPGVTIGNRCVIGAGSVVTRDIPDDSVAVGNPARVVRKQVV, from the coding sequence ATGACGGAAGTAGAAAAGATGCGTAGCAGCCGGTTGGCTGATATGGCTGCGCCGGAATTGCAGGTGCGTTTTGAACATGCCAAGAAGCTGCTGGCACGTATGCGGGGAATGAGTACGTATGATGAGGGGTATCGGGAATTATTGGAAAAACTGGTACCGGGGATTCCTGAAACTTCAATTATCTGTCCGCCTTTCCATTGCGATCATGGAGACGGAATCAAATTGGGTGAACATGTATTTGTGAATGCCAATTGCACTTTCCTGGATGGAGGATATATCACGATAGGCGCCCATACGCTGGTTGGGCCTTGTGTACAGATTTATACGCCGCATCATCCGATGGATTATCTGGAAAGAAGAGGCTCTAAGGAATATGCTTATCCGGTGACGATTGGTGAAGACTGCTGGATTGGTGGGGGCGCTATTATCTGTCCCGGCGTGACGATTGGCAATCGCTGTGTAATAGGAGCGGGGAGCGTTGTGACGAGAGATATTCCCGACGACAGTGTGGCAGTCGGGAATCCGGCACGTGTTGTTCGCAAACAAGTTGTTTAA
- the purB gene encoding adenylosuccinate lyase, translated as MELDVLTAISPIDGRYRGKTKALAAYFSEFALIKYRVQVEVEYFITLCELPLPQLKGIDSSVFETLRNIYRNFSEADAQRIKDIESVTNHDVKAVEYFLKEEFDKMGGMDDYKEFIHFGLTSQDINNTSVPLSIKEALEQVYYPLIEELIAQLKTYATEWANIPMLAKTHGQPASPTRLGKEVMVFVYRLERQLAMLKACPLTAKFGGATGNYNAHHVAYPQYDWKQFGNRFVAEKLGLEREEYTTQISNYDNLSAVFDAMKRINTVMVDMNRDFWQYISMEYFKQKIKAGEVGSSAMPHKVNPIDFENAEGNLGIATSILEHLAVKLPVSRLQRDLTDSTVLRNVGVPFGHIVIAIQSSLKGVRKLLLNEPAIYRDLDNCWSVVAEAIQTILRREAYPHPYEALKALTRTNQAITESSIKEFIEELNVSEDIKKELRAITPHTYTGL; from the coding sequence ATGGAACTTGATGTATTAACGGCCATATCTCCGATTGATGGTCGATATAGAGGCAAAACTAAAGCTTTGGCAGCTTATTTCTCTGAATTTGCACTGATTAAATACCGTGTACAGGTAGAGGTGGAGTATTTTATCACCTTGTGCGAACTTCCTTTGCCGCAATTGAAAGGAATCGATAGTAGCGTGTTTGAAACTTTACGGAATATCTACCGTAACTTTTCCGAAGCAGACGCACAACGCATTAAAGATATCGAAAGTGTAACTAACCACGATGTGAAAGCCGTAGAGTACTTCCTGAAAGAAGAATTTGACAAGATGGGCGGAATGGATGACTATAAAGAATTCATCCACTTCGGACTGACTTCTCAGGATATTAACAATACGTCTGTTCCTCTTTCTATCAAAGAGGCATTGGAGCAGGTTTATTACCCGTTGATTGAGGAACTGATTGCACAGTTGAAAACTTATGCGACAGAATGGGCTAACATTCCGATGCTTGCCAAAACTCACGGTCAACCGGCTTCTCCTACCCGTCTGGGTAAAGAAGTGATGGTATTTGTTTACCGTCTCGAACGTCAGCTGGCTATGTTGAAAGCATGTCCGCTTACTGCTAAATTTGGCGGTGCTACCGGAAACTACAATGCGCATCACGTGGCTTATCCTCAATATGACTGGAAACAATTCGGCAATCGGTTTGTTGCAGAAAAACTGGGACTGGAACGCGAAGAATATACAACGCAGATTTCGAACTATGATAACCTCTCTGCTGTTTTTGATGCTATGAAGCGTATCAATACTGTCATGGTGGATATGAATCGTGACTTCTGGCAGTACATCTCTATGGAGTACTTCAAGCAGAAGATCAAAGCCGGAGAAGTAGGTTCGAGCGCTATGCCGCATAAAGTGAATCCGATTGACTTTGAAAATGCGGAAGGTAACCTGGGCATAGCAACGTCTATTCTGGAACATTTGGCTGTGAAGCTTCCTGTTTCCCGCTTGCAGCGTGATTTGACAGACTCAACAGTGTTGCGTAATGTCGGTGTACCTTTCGGTCACATCGTGATTGCCATCCAGAGTTCTTTGAAGGGGGTGCGCAAACTGTTGCTGAACGAACCGGCTATTTATCGTGATTTGGATAACTGTTGGAGTGTGGTGGCAGAAGCTATTCAGACTATTTTGCGCCGTGAGGCTTATCCGCATCCGTATGAAGCTTTGAAAGCGTTAACCCGGACCAATCAAGCTATTACAGAAAGTTCTATTAAAGAGTTTATCGAAGAATTGAATGTAAGCGAAGATATTAAAAAAGAGTTAAGAGCAATCACTCCCCATACATATACGGGGCTTTAA
- a CDS encoding pseudouridine synthase — MSTENEEWRENSFNEENTGAGRDGNRSYNREGGERPYRPSYNREGGDRPYRPRFNANNEGGERPQRSYGDRSYGDRPQRPSYNREGGDRPYRPRFNNNNEGGDRPQRPYNREGGDRPSYGDRPQRPSYNREGGDRPYRPRFNNGEGGDRPSYGDRPQRPSYNREGGDRPYRPRFNNGEGGDRPQRPSYNREGGDRPYRPRFNNGEGGGYRSNNGGGGYRPRYNNDRSQGGYRPRPRTGDYDPNAKYSVKKQIEYKEQFIDPNEPIRLNKFLANAGVCSRREADEFITAGVVSVNGEVVTELGTKIKRSDVVKFHDEPVSIERKVYVLLNKPKDTVTTSDDPQERRTVMDLVKGACNERIYPVGRLDRNTTGVLLLTNDGDLASKLTHPKFLKKKIYHVHLDKNLTKADMDQIAAGIQLEDGEIHADAISYTDDFKKDQVGIEIHSGKNRIVRRIFESLGYKVVKLDRVFFAGLTKKGLRRGDWRYLSEAEVNYLRMGSFE; from the coding sequence ATGAGCACAGAAAACGAAGAATGGCGCGAAAATTCTTTCAATGAGGAGAATACAGGTGCCGGCCGTGATGGTAACAGGTCTTACAACAGAGAAGGTGGAGAACGTCCGTATCGCCCTTCTTACAACCGTGAAGGCGGGGATCGTCCGTATCGCCCGCGATTTAATGCCAACAATGAAGGAGGCGAACGCCCGCAGCGTTCGTATGGTGACCGCTCTTATGGCGACCGTCCCCAACGTCCTTCTTATAATCGTGAAGGTGGAGATCGTCCGTATCGTCCTCGCTTCAATAATAATAATGAAGGAGGCGACCGTCCTCAACGTCCTTACAACCGCGAAGGTGGTGACCGCCCGTCTTATGGCGACCGTCCTCAACGTCCTTCTTACAACCGTGAAGGCGGCGACCGTCCTTATCGTCCCCGCTTCAATAACGGCGAAGGTGGTGACCGCCCGTCTTATGGCGACCGTCCTCAACGTCCTTCCTACAACCGTGAAGGTGGCGACCGTCCTTACCGTCCCCGCTTTAATAACGGCGAAGGTGGCGACCGTCCTCAACGTCCTTCTTACAACCGTGAAGGTGGTGATCGTCCGTATCGTCCCCGTTTCAATAACGGCGAAGGTGGCGGCTATCGCAGCAACAACGGAGGTGGAGGTTACCGTCCGAGATACAACAACGACCGTTCACAAGGAGGATATCGTCCGCGTCCGCGTACCGGCGATTATGATCCGAACGCTAAGTATAGCGTAAAGAAACAGATCGAGTACAAGGAACAGTTTATTGATCCGAATGAACCGATTCGTCTGAATAAGTTCCTGGCTAACGCAGGTGTTTGCTCCCGTCGTGAGGCTGATGAATTTATCACGGCAGGTGTGGTTTCTGTAAACGGTGAAGTGGTAACGGAATTGGGTACGAAGATCAAACGTTCGGATGTGGTTAAGTTCCACGACGAACCGGTAAGCATCGAACGCAAGGTATACGTATTGCTGAATAAACCGAAAGATACCGTTACTACATCGGATGATCCGCAGGAACGTCGTACAGTAATGGATTTGGTGAAAGGCGCTTGCAACGAACGTATTTATCCGGTAGGACGTCTGGACCGTAACACGACTGGTGTACTGTTACTGACGAATGACGGTGATCTGGCTTCCAAGCTGACACACCCGAAATTCCTGAAGAAGAAAATTTATCATGTTCATCTGGACAAGAACCTGACTAAAGCGGATATGGATCAGATTGCAGCTGGTATCCAGTTGGAAGATGGTGAAATCCATGCAGATGCGATCAGCTATACAGATGATTTCAAGAAAGACCAGGTAGGTATCGAAATTCACTCCGGTAAGAACCGTATCGTTCGCCGTATTTTCGAATCACTGGGTTATAAAGTAGTAAAACTCGACCGTGTGTTCTTCGCCGGACTGACCAAAAAAGGTCTGCGTCGCGGAGACTGGCGTTACCTGTCGGAAGCAGAAGTAAACTACCTCCGCATGGGTTCGTTTGAGTAA
- the asnS gene encoding asparagine--tRNA ligase has product MEKIGRTKIVDLLKRTDIGAMVNVKGWVRTRRGSKQVNFIALNDGSTINNLQIVVDLANFDEEMLKLITTGACISVNGEMVESVGSGQKVEVQAREIEVLGTCDNTYPLQKKGHSMEFLREIAHLRPRTNTFGAVFRIRHNMAIAIHKFFHEKGFFYFHTPIITASDCEGAGQMFQVTTMNLYDLKKDERGSISYEDDFFGKQASLTVSGQLEGELAATALGSIYTFGPTFRAENSNTPRHLAEFWMIEPEVAFNDITDNMDLAEEFIKYCVKWALDNCADDVKFLNDMFDKGLIERLQGVLKDDFVRLPYTDGIKILEEAVAKGHKFEFPVYWGVDLASEHERFLVEEHFKRPVILTDYPKEIKAFYMKQNEDGKTVRAMDVLFPKIGEIIGGSEREADYDKLMTRIEEMHIPMKDMWWYLDTRKFGTCPHSGFGLGFERLLLFVTGMANIRDVIPFPRTPRNADF; this is encoded by the coding sequence ATGGAAAAGATTGGTAGAACAAAAATTGTTGATCTGTTGAAGCGCACAGATATTGGCGCTATGGTCAATGTGAAAGGATGGGTTCGCACCCGTAGAGGTAGCAAACAAGTAAACTTTATCGCACTGAATGACGGTTCTACAATAAATAATTTGCAGATCGTAGTAGATTTGGCTAATTTCGATGAAGAGATGCTGAAACTGATTACTACCGGCGCTTGTATCAGCGTGAACGGAGAAATGGTAGAATCAGTGGGTTCCGGACAGAAAGTGGAAGTACAGGCTCGTGAAATCGAAGTGCTGGGTACTTGCGATAATACATACCCATTACAGAAGAAAGGCCACTCTATGGAATTCTTGCGCGAGATTGCTCACTTGCGTCCGCGTACGAATACATTCGGTGCAGTGTTCCGCATCCGTCACAACATGGCGATTGCTATTCACAAGTTCTTCCATGAAAAGGGATTCTTCTATTTCCATACGCCGATCATTACAGCTTCCGATTGTGAAGGTGCCGGACAGATGTTCCAAGTGACTACCATGAACCTGTATGATTTGAAGAAAGACGAGAGAGGTTCCATCTCTTATGAAGATGATTTCTTCGGTAAGCAGGCAAGTCTGACTGTTTCCGGTCAGTTGGAAGGTGAACTGGCAGCTACTGCCTTGGGATCTATCTACACATTCGGTCCTACATTCCGTGCCGAAAACTCCAACACTCCTCGCCACTTGGCAGAGTTCTGGATGATTGAGCCGGAAGTTGCTTTCAACGACATTACAGACAACATGGACTTGGCAGAAGAGTTCATCAAATATTGTGTGAAATGGGCGTTGGATAACTGCGCGGATGATGTGAAGTTCCTGAACGATATGTTCGATAAAGGCTTGATTGAACGTCTGCAAGGTGTATTGAAAGATGATTTCGTACGTTTGCCTTATACAGATGGTATCAAGATTCTTGAAGAGGCTGTTGCGAAAGGACATAAGTTCGAATTCCCGGTTTACTGGGGCGTGGACCTGGCTTCCGAACACGAACGTTTCTTAGTGGAGGAACACTTCAAACGTCCGGTGATTCTGACTGACTATCCGAAGGAAATCAAAGCCTTCTATATGAAGCAGAACGAAGACGGTAAGACAGTACGTGCAATGGACGTACTTTTCCCGAAAATTGGTGAAATTATCGGTGGTTCCGAACGTGAGGCCGACTATGACAAGCTGATGACCCGTATTGAAGAAATGCATATCCCGATGAAAGATATGTGGTGGTATCTGGATACCCGTAAGTTCGGTACTTGTCCTCACTCCGGTTTTGGATTAGGATTCGAACGTCTGTTGTTGTTTGTAACAGGTATGGCGAATATCCGTGACGTGATACCGTTCCCGCGTACACCAAGAAATGCTGATTTCTAA
- a CDS encoding DUF4488 domain-containing protein gives MKKLYFFTMLSIMLLAVTGAMAQKKTKFKAADLKGIWQLCHYVSESPDVPGALKPSNTFKVLSDDGQIVNFTIIPGADAIITGYGTYKQLTDDSYKESIEKNIHLPMLDNQDNILEFEIKDNDYLHLKYFIKNDLNGNELNTWYYETWKRVEMPAKFPEDIVR, from the coding sequence ATGAAAAAGCTCTATTTCTTTACCATGCTTTCAATAATGTTGTTAGCAGTAACAGGTGCGATGGCCCAGAAGAAAACCAAATTCAAAGCGGCCGATTTGAAAGGTATTTGGCAGCTCTGCCATTATGTATCCGAATCTCCCGATGTTCCGGGGGCATTAAAACCCAGTAATACATTTAAAGTATTGAGTGATGACGGACAAATCGTCAACTTTACCATTATTCCCGGTGCGGATGCGATTATTACTGGATATGGTACTTATAAACAACTCACGGACGATTCTTATAAGGAAAGTATCGAGAAGAATATTCATCTCCCGATGCTGGACAATCAGGACAATATTTTGGAATTCGAGATTAAGGACAATGATTATCTCCATCTGAAATATTTTATCAAGAATGATTTGAATGGAAATGAGTTGAACACCTGGTATTATGAAACCTGGAAGAGGGTGGAGATGCCGGCTAAGTTTCCGGAAGATATTGTAAGATAG
- a CDS encoding glycoside hydrolase family 88 protein — translation MKNKLLLAVGSMALLTACDTSKGNEMEWFDHAVKTSGHQLLYMAEQLKNEPDTACFPRSIKEGKYRLEHPTDWTSGFYPGSMWLAYELTGDEALAKEARKYTDRLQDMQYYTGNHDLGFMMFCSYGQGIRLKPEPGDSLILIHSSESLCSRFRPEVGLIRSWDFGEWSYPVIIDNMMNLEMLFWTSEQTNNPKYREIAISHADKTLKNHFREDMTSYHVVSYLADSGEVESKGTFQGYADSSAWARGQAWGVYGYTMCYRFTKQQSYLDAAHKIARFIIDHRPSENDYVPYWDYDAPKIPNEPRDASAAAVTASALLELSGYGDKKQGEEYFRYAEHILKQLSSDDYLAKEGENHGFVLLHSVGSFPHDSEIDTPLNYADYYYLEALKRYKDLKEKSENPSY, via the coding sequence ATGAAAAACAAACTTTTACTGGCGGTAGGGAGTATGGCTCTCCTGACTGCTTGCGATACTTCAAAAGGAAATGAGATGGAATGGTTTGACCATGCAGTGAAAACATCGGGACATCAGTTGCTCTATATGGCAGAACAATTGAAGAATGAACCGGACACCGCCTGTTTCCCCCGTTCTATCAAAGAAGGAAAGTACAGGCTGGAGCATCCCACCGACTGGACGAGTGGTTTCTATCCCGGTTCCATGTGGCTGGCATACGAGTTGACCGGTGATGAGGCTCTTGCGAAGGAGGCGCGTAAATATACGGACCGTCTGCAGGATATGCAATATTATACGGGTAATCACGATTTGGGTTTTATGATGTTTTGCAGTTATGGGCAGGGCATTCGTTTGAAACCGGAGCCTGGGGATAGTTTAATTCTGATTCATTCTTCAGAAAGCTTGTGCTCCCGTTTTCGTCCGGAAGTCGGACTGATTCGTTCGTGGGATTTCGGTGAATGGAGCTATCCGGTGATTATTGATAATATGATGAATCTTGAAATGCTGTTCTGGACTTCAGAGCAAACCAATAATCCGAAATATCGTGAAATAGCCATCTCTCATGCCGACAAAACGTTGAAGAATCACTTCCGGGAGGACATGACTTCCTATCATGTGGTGAGTTACCTGGCAGATAGCGGTGAGGTGGAGTCGAAAGGGACCTTTCAGGGATATGCCGATTCTTCCGCCTGGGCGCGCGGACAGGCTTGGGGAGTGTATGGCTATACCATGTGTTATCGCTTCACCAAGCAGCAGAGTTATTTGGATGCCGCTCATAAAATAGCGCGGTTCATTATCGATCACCGTCCGTCTGAAAATGACTATGTACCTTATTGGGATTATGATGCTCCCAAGATTCCGAATGAACCACGGGATGCTTCTGCGGCTGCCGTAACAGCTTCTGCATTGCTGGAGTTGAGCGGCTATGGCGACAAGAAACAAGGGGAAGAATATTTCCGTTATGCGGAGCATATCCTAAAACAGTTGTCATCAGATGATTATTTGGCCAAGGAGGGAGAAAATCATGGTTTCGTCCTGTTACATTCGGTTGGTAGTTTCCCGCACGACAGTGAAATTGATACTCCGCTCAATTATGCCGATTATTATTATCTGGAAGCCTTGAAACGCTATAAAGATCTGAAAGAAAAATCAGAAAATCCGTCTTACTAA